Proteins from a genomic interval of Calorimonas adulescens:
- the codY gene encoding GTP-sensing pleiotropic transcriptional regulator CodY, translating to MSLLEKTRKLNKILQTSAGQAVDFDDIAKILSEVLSSNVYIGSRKGKVLGYALMEGFKCNVIEENIIQDKMFPEDYNDELMDVDDTKANVPMTDKNCVFTDDKICEYDDKITTIVPINGGGERLGTLVLARFGEKFNDDDLVLAEYGATVVGMEILRAHNEEIEDEARKRAVVQMAIGTLSYSELEAIQHIFEELNGKEGLLVASKIADKVGITRSVIVNALRKFESAGVIESRSLGMKGTYIKILNDKLLEELEKIK from the coding sequence ATGAGTTTGCTTGAAAAAACGAGAAAATTAAACAAGATACTTCAAACATCTGCTGGACAGGCAGTGGACTTTGACGATATCGCTAAGATCCTGAGTGAAGTTTTAAGTTCAAATGTTTACATTGGTAGCAGAAAGGGGAAAGTGCTTGGTTATGCCCTAATGGAGGGGTTTAAGTGCAATGTTATAGAAGAGAATATTATTCAGGATAAAATGTTTCCTGAAGACTATAATGATGAGCTTATGGATGTTGATGATACAAAAGCAAATGTGCCTATGACAGATAAGAATTGTGTTTTTACTGATGATAAAATATGTGAATATGATGATAAAATTACCACTATTGTTCCTATAAATGGTGGCGGTGAAAGACTGGGAACGCTTGTGCTTGCAAGATTTGGAGAGAAATTTAATGATGATGACCTTGTTCTTGCAGAGTATGGGGCTACAGTTGTAGGGATGGAGATATTGAGAGCTCATAATGAAGAAATAGAAGACGAGGCAAGGAAGCGTGCTGTTGTTCAAATGGCTATTGGTACATTATCATATTCTGAATTGGAAGCCATTCAGCATATTTTTGAAGAATTAAATGGAAAAGAGGGGCTTCTTGTAGCAAGCAAAATAGCGGATAAGGTTGGTATAACCAGGTCCGTTATTGTAAATGCGTTGAGAAAATTTGAGAGTGCAGGTGTGATTGAGTCAAGGTCACTTGGAATGAAAGGGACATATATTAAGATTTTAAACGATAAACTTCTAGAAGAATTGGAAAAGATTAAGTAA
- the flgB gene encoding flagellar basal body rod protein FlgB yields MMDENFSVSLNLMKRALDTYWLRNSLISNNIANVDTPNYKRYDVDFSKVFDAATTMRLKTTDDRHIDTYANAEENGVIVRDNSTSQRLDGNNVDIDEEMSLLAQNTLLYNSLVQQLGNEYRRIRLAINEGRG; encoded by the coding sequence ATGATGGATGAAAATTTCTCTGTTTCATTAAACCTCATGAAAAGAGCTTTAGATACATATTGGCTTAGGAATTCACTTATTTCCAACAATATAGCCAACGTTGATACTCCAAATTATAAAAGATATGATGTCGATTTTTCTAAGGTCTTTGATGCCGCCACGACTATGAGACTTAAAACAACAGATGATAGACATATAGATACCTATGCAAATGCAGAAGAAAATGGGGTAATTGTTAGAGATAATAGTACTTCTCAAAGATTGGATGGAAATAATGTCGATATTGATGAGGAGATGTCTCTTCTGGCACAAAACACATTGTTGTACAATTCTCTTGTCCAGCAGCTTGGTAATGAGTACAGAAGAATAAGACTTGCAATTAACGAGGGGAGAGGATAA
- the flgC gene encoding flagellar basal body rod protein FlgC, which translates to MGMFDTINISASGLTAERLRMDIIADNIANANVTRTQDGGPYRRKIAIFSEKDNFSGILNEEMNGFSKGGVEVKEIAEDQSPFKLVYQPGHPDARADGYVEYPNVDVVLEMVDLISASRAYEANMTVINDTKNMLVKTLDLAK; encoded by the coding sequence ATGGGCATGTTTGACACCATAAATATCAGTGCCAGTGGTCTTACAGCTGAAAGGTTAAGGATGGATATTATAGCTGATAATATTGCCAATGCTAACGTGACACGAACCCAAGACGGTGGACCATATAGAAGGAAAATAGCTATATTTTCAGAAAAAGACAATTTTTCGGGAATACTTAATGAAGAGATGAATGGGTTTTCTAAGGGCGGCGTAGAAGTGAAGGAAATAGCTGAAGATCAAAGTCCATTTAAGCTTGTGTATCAGCCTGGACATCCGGATGCACGGGCTGATGGATATGTGGAGTATCCCAATGTGGATGTAGTATTAGAAATGGTGGACCTGATTTCTGCCAGTAGGGCATATGAGGCGAACATGACTGTCATAAATGACACTAAAAATATGTTGGTAAAGACCCTTGATCTTGCAAAATAG
- the fliE gene encoding flagellar hook-basal body complex protein FliE, which produces MVNPINSIDDMSTLLTQKNSVSDNSFADILKDAVKKVNELQNKALDSDLRLSMGDAGQLHDVMIDSVKADLALELTIAIRNKALEAYQEIMRMQV; this is translated from the coding sequence ATGGTTAATCCAATCAATTCAATTGACGATATGAGCACTTTATTAACACAAAAAAACTCTGTTAGTGATAACAGTTTTGCTGATATCTTGAAAGATGCTGTCAAGAAAGTAAATGAACTTCAAAATAAGGCTTTAGATAGTGACTTGCGTTTAAGCATGGGTGATGCAGGTCAACTGCATGATGTAATGATTGACAGCGTTAAGGCCGATCTGGCGCTTGAACTTACTATTGCCATTCGTAATAAAGCTCTGGAGGCTTACCAGGAAATAATGAGAATGCAGGTTTGA